The following proteins are co-located in the Onychomys torridus chromosome 6, mOncTor1.1, whole genome shotgun sequence genome:
- the Smad9 gene encoding mothers against decapentaplegic homolog 9 isoform X2 yields the protein MHPSTPISSLFSFTSPAVKRLLGWKQGDEEEKWAEKAVDSLVKKLKKKKGAMDELERALSCPGQPSKCVTIPRSLDGRLQVSHRKGLPHVIYCRVWRWPDLQSHHELKPLECCEFPFGSKQKEVCINPYHYRRVETPVLPPVLVPRHSEYNPQLSLLAKFRSASLHSEPLMPHNAIYPDSFQQPLCPAPPSSPGHGFPQSPGPASYPHSPGSPSEPDSPFQHSDFRPVCYEEPQHWCSVAYYELNNRVGETFQASSRSVLIDGFTDPSNNRNRFCLGLLSNVNRNSTIENTRRHIGKGVHLYYVGGEVYAECVSDSSIFVQSRNCNYQHGFHPATVCKIPSGCSLKIFNNQLFAQLLAQSVHHGFEVVYELTKMCTIRMSFVKGWGAEYHRQDVTSTPCWIEIHLHGPLQWLDKVLTQMGSPHNPISSVS from the exons ATGCACCCCAGCACCCCCATcagctccctcttctccttcACCAGCCCTGCAGTGAAGCGGCTGCTGGGCTGGAAGCAGGGAGATGAAGAGGAGAAGTGGGCAGAGAAGGCCGTGGACTCGTTGGTGAAGAaactaaagaagaagaaaggagccaTGGACGAACTGGAGAGGGCGCTGAGCTGCCCCGGCCAGCCTAGCAAGTGCGTCACCATCCCCAGGTCCCTGGATGGACGTCTACAGGTGTCCCACCGCAAGGGGCTGCCCCATGTCATCTACTGCCGTGTGTGGCGCTGGCCAGACCTGCAGTCCCATCATGAGCTGaagcctctggagtgctgtgagTTCCCCTTCGGCTCCAAGCAGAAGGAGGTCTGCATCAACCCATACCATTACCGCCGAGTGGAGACACCAG TTCTTCCTCCAGTGCTGGTTCCACGACACAGCGAGTACAACCCCCAGCTCAGCCTCCTGGCCAAGTTCCGAAGTGCCTCCCTGCACAGTGAGCCCCTCATGCCGCACAACGCCATCTACCCAGACTCTTTCCAGCAGCCTCTCTGTCCGGCACCACCCTCTTCGCCAGGCCATGGGTTCCCGCAGTCTCCAGGCCCAGCCAGTTACCCACACTCTCCAGGAAGTCCTTCCGAGCCTGACAGTCCATTTCAACACTCAG atttccGGCCAGTTTGCTACGAGGAGCCCCAGCACTGGTGCTCCGTTGCCTACTATGAACTCAACAACCGGGTGGGAGAGACTTTCCAGGCATCTTCTCGGAGCGTTCTCATCGACGGCTTCACCGACCCTTCCAATAACAGGAACAGGTTCTGTCTCGGGCTGCTTTCAAATGTAAACAGAAACTCAACCATAGAAAACACCAGGAGGCACATTGGAAAGG GCGTGCATCTGTACTACGTCGGGGGCGAGGTGTATGCCGAGTGTGTGAGCGACAGCAGCATCTTTGTTCAGAGCCGGAACTGCAACTATCAGCACGGCTTCCACCCTGCCACGGTCTGCAAGATCCCCAGCGGCTGCAGCCTCAAGATCTTCAACAACCAGCTCTTTGCCCAGCTGCTGGCCCAGTCAGTGCACCACGGCTTTGAGGTTGTATACGAGCTGACTAAGATGTGCACGATTCGGATGAGTTTTGTGAAG GGTTGGGGAGCCGAGTATCATCGCCAGGATGTGACAAGCACCCCCTGCTGGATTGAGATTCATCTTCATGGACCACTGCAGTGGTTGGACAAGGTTCTAACTCAGATGGGCTCCCCACATAATCCCATTTCTTCGGTGTCTTAA
- the Smad9 gene encoding mothers against decapentaplegic homolog 9 isoform X1, with protein MWPAGRAENNESACSSTQGLWKKSAHLPTLISPHCFQKKRQACSYDTRGQVLGADLPRALQALKGFILFPCAGAGGLHPMHPSTPISSLFSFTSPAVKRLLGWKQGDEEEKWAEKAVDSLVKKLKKKKGAMDELERALSCPGQPSKCVTIPRSLDGRLQVSHRKGLPHVIYCRVWRWPDLQSHHELKPLECCEFPFGSKQKEVCINPYHYRRVETPVLPPVLVPRHSEYNPQLSLLAKFRSASLHSEPLMPHNAIYPDSFQQPLCPAPPSSPGHGFPQSPGPASYPHSPGSPSEPDSPFQHSDFRPVCYEEPQHWCSVAYYELNNRVGETFQASSRSVLIDGFTDPSNNRNRFCLGLLSNVNRNSTIENTRRHIGKGVHLYYVGGEVYAECVSDSSIFVQSRNCNYQHGFHPATVCKIPSGCSLKIFNNQLFAQLLAQSVHHGFEVVYELTKMCTIRMSFVKGWGAEYHRQDVTSTPCWIEIHLHGPLQWLDKVLTQMGSPHNPISSVS; from the exons AATCGGCCTGCTCATCCACCCAAGGGCTTTGGAAGAAGTCAGCCCATCTCCCAACTTTAATCAGTCCCCACTGCTTCCAGAAGAAAAGGCAAGCTTGTTCCTATGACACCCGTGGACAAGTGCTTGGTGCTGACCTGCCCAGGGCCCTGCAAGCCTTGAAAGGCTTCATCCTCTTTCCGTGTGCAGGAGCCGGAGGTCTGCACCCTATGCACCCCAGCACCCCCATcagctccctcttctccttcACCAGCCCTGCAGTGAAGCGGCTGCTGGGCTGGAAGCAGGGAGATGAAGAGGAGAAGTGGGCAGAGAAGGCCGTGGACTCGTTGGTGAAGAaactaaagaagaagaaaggagccaTGGACGAACTGGAGAGGGCGCTGAGCTGCCCCGGCCAGCCTAGCAAGTGCGTCACCATCCCCAGGTCCCTGGATGGACGTCTACAGGTGTCCCACCGCAAGGGGCTGCCCCATGTCATCTACTGCCGTGTGTGGCGCTGGCCAGACCTGCAGTCCCATCATGAGCTGaagcctctggagtgctgtgagTTCCCCTTCGGCTCCAAGCAGAAGGAGGTCTGCATCAACCCATACCATTACCGCCGAGTGGAGACACCAG TTCTTCCTCCAGTGCTGGTTCCACGACACAGCGAGTACAACCCCCAGCTCAGCCTCCTGGCCAAGTTCCGAAGTGCCTCCCTGCACAGTGAGCCCCTCATGCCGCACAACGCCATCTACCCAGACTCTTTCCAGCAGCCTCTCTGTCCGGCACCACCCTCTTCGCCAGGCCATGGGTTCCCGCAGTCTCCAGGCCCAGCCAGTTACCCACACTCTCCAGGAAGTCCTTCCGAGCCTGACAGTCCATTTCAACACTCAG atttccGGCCAGTTTGCTACGAGGAGCCCCAGCACTGGTGCTCCGTTGCCTACTATGAACTCAACAACCGGGTGGGAGAGACTTTCCAGGCATCTTCTCGGAGCGTTCTCATCGACGGCTTCACCGACCCTTCCAATAACAGGAACAGGTTCTGTCTCGGGCTGCTTTCAAATGTAAACAGAAACTCAACCATAGAAAACACCAGGAGGCACATTGGAAAGG GCGTGCATCTGTACTACGTCGGGGGCGAGGTGTATGCCGAGTGTGTGAGCGACAGCAGCATCTTTGTTCAGAGCCGGAACTGCAACTATCAGCACGGCTTCCACCCTGCCACGGTCTGCAAGATCCCCAGCGGCTGCAGCCTCAAGATCTTCAACAACCAGCTCTTTGCCCAGCTGCTGGCCCAGTCAGTGCACCACGGCTTTGAGGTTGTATACGAGCTGACTAAGATGTGCACGATTCGGATGAGTTTTGTGAAG GGTTGGGGAGCCGAGTATCATCGCCAGGATGTGACAAGCACCCCCTGCTGGATTGAGATTCATCTTCATGGACCACTGCAGTGGTTGGACAAGGTTCTAACTCAGATGGGCTCCCCACATAATCCCATTTCTTCGGTGTCTTAA